The following proteins are encoded in a genomic region of Pyrus communis chromosome 11, drPyrComm1.1, whole genome shotgun sequence:
- the LOC137707825 gene encoding dihydrolipoyllysine-residue succinyltransferase component of 2-oxoglutarate dehydrogenase complex 1, mitochondrial-like isoform X1, producing the protein MIWGTIRRKVASSEVLGQAWKVRHGVSAPSCYRAVPKEQALFIGKGYECVQRASYHIVLGNNAPSLSREAAALCQTDSFIRLINRSFSSDSGDVVEAVVPFMGESITDGTLATFLKKPGDRVAVDEPIAQIETDKVTIDVVSPEAGVIKEFVAKEGETVEPGVKIAIISKSGEGIEQVAPSEQADAKPEPTKMKESAEKQVPKAEPAPVKDAQPKTKAPSPPPPPQPKQAASELRLPPKDRERRVPMTRLRKRVAIRLKDSQNTFALLTTFNEIDMTNLMKLRSDYKDTFVEKHGVKLGFMSGFVKAAVSALEQLPIVNAVIDGDDIIYRDYIDISIAVGTPKGLVVPVVRNAGGMNFAQIEKEINTLAKKAADGSISIDEMAGGTFTISNGGVYGSLLSTPIINPPQSAILGMHSIVNRPMVVGGNVVPRPMMYIALTYDHRLIDGREAVFFLRRIKDVVEDPRRLLLDV; encoded by the exons ATGATTTGGGGGACTATTCGCCGTAAAGTAGCTTCG TCTGAGGTGCTGGGACAAGCGTGGAAGGTTAGGCATGGAGTGTCCGCCCCAAGCTGTTACCGAGCTGTACCAAAAGAG CAGGCTTTGTTTATTGGGAAAGGATATGAGTGCGTTCAGAGAGCAAGCTACCACATTGTTTTAG GCAATAATGCTCCATCACTAAGCAG GGAAGCCGCTGCCCTATGTCAAACAGATTCTTTTATCCGATTGATCAATAGATCATTTTCTTCTGACAGTG GAGATGTGGTAGAAGCTGTTGTTCCTTTCATGGGTGAATCTATTACTGATGGCACTTTGGCAACATTCTTAAAGA AACCCGGTGACAGAGTTGCAGTTGACGAGCCTATTGCCCAAATTGAAACGGATAAG GTGACAATTGATGTTGTTAGTCCTGAAGCCGGTGTCATTAAAGAG TTTGTGGCTAAGGAAGGCGAGACTGTGGAACCAGGTGTAAAGATTGCAATCATTTCCAAATCTGGTGAAGGTATAGAACAAGTTGCGCCATCAGAGCAGGCTGATGCTAAGCCAGAACCTACTAAAATGAAGGAAAGTGCAGAAAAGCAAGTCCCCAAAGCAGAACCTGCCCCTGTCAAGGATGCACAACCTAAAACTAAGGCACCttctccaccaccaccgccacaaCCTAAACAGGCGGCTTCAGAACTCCGGCTTCCTCCCAAGGATAGGGAAAGACGA GTTCCTATGACAAGACTAAGGAAGCGGGTGGCAATACGCTTGAAAGATTCTCAGAATACATTTGCTCTCTTAACCACATTTAATGAGATTGATAT GACTAACTTGATGAAGCTCCGTTCAGACTATAAGGACACCTTTGTTGAAAAGCATGGTGTGAAATTGGGATTTATGTCCGGCTTTGTGAAA GCTGCTGTTAGCGCACTTGAGCAGTTGCCAATTGTCAATGCTGTCATTGATGGTGACGATATCATATACAGAGATTACATTGATATCAGCATAGCTGTTGGGACACCAAAG GGCCTTGTCGTTCCAGTTGTCCGCAATGCTGGTGGTATGAACTTTGCTCAGATAGAGAAGGAAATCAATACCCTGGCTAAGAAAGCAGCTGATGGTTCTATATCAATTGATGAAATGGCTGGAGGGACGTTCACAATATCAAATGGGGGCGTATATGGAAGCCTTCTAAGCACACCAATCATCAATCCTCCACAG TCAGCAATTTTGGGTATGCACTCAATAGTGAACCGTCCCATGGTCGTTGGGGGGAACGTTGTACCAAGGCCAATGATGTACATTGCATTGACATACGATCATCGCCTCATTGATGGAAGAGAGGCTGTTTTCTTCTTGCGCCGCATTAAAGATGTCGTGGAAGACCCTCGCAGGCTTCTCCTTGATGTGTAA
- the LOC137707825 gene encoding dihydrolipoyllysine-residue succinyltransferase component of 2-oxoglutarate dehydrogenase complex 1, mitochondrial-like isoform X2 translates to MIWGTIRRKVASSEVLGQAWKVRHGVSAPSCYRAVPKEALFIGKGYECVQRASYHIVLGNNAPSLSREAAALCQTDSFIRLINRSFSSDSGDVVEAVVPFMGESITDGTLATFLKKPGDRVAVDEPIAQIETDKVTIDVVSPEAGVIKEFVAKEGETVEPGVKIAIISKSGEGIEQVAPSEQADAKPEPTKMKESAEKQVPKAEPAPVKDAQPKTKAPSPPPPPQPKQAASELRLPPKDRERRVPMTRLRKRVAIRLKDSQNTFALLTTFNEIDMTNLMKLRSDYKDTFVEKHGVKLGFMSGFVKAAVSALEQLPIVNAVIDGDDIIYRDYIDISIAVGTPKGLVVPVVRNAGGMNFAQIEKEINTLAKKAADGSISIDEMAGGTFTISNGGVYGSLLSTPIINPPQSAILGMHSIVNRPMVVGGNVVPRPMMYIALTYDHRLIDGREAVFFLRRIKDVVEDPRRLLLDV, encoded by the exons ATGATTTGGGGGACTATTCGCCGTAAAGTAGCTTCG TCTGAGGTGCTGGGACAAGCGTGGAAGGTTAGGCATGGAGTGTCCGCCCCAAGCTGTTACCGAGCTGTACCAAAAGAG GCTTTGTTTATTGGGAAAGGATATGAGTGCGTTCAGAGAGCAAGCTACCACATTGTTTTAG GCAATAATGCTCCATCACTAAGCAG GGAAGCCGCTGCCCTATGTCAAACAGATTCTTTTATCCGATTGATCAATAGATCATTTTCTTCTGACAGTG GAGATGTGGTAGAAGCTGTTGTTCCTTTCATGGGTGAATCTATTACTGATGGCACTTTGGCAACATTCTTAAAGA AACCCGGTGACAGAGTTGCAGTTGACGAGCCTATTGCCCAAATTGAAACGGATAAG GTGACAATTGATGTTGTTAGTCCTGAAGCCGGTGTCATTAAAGAG TTTGTGGCTAAGGAAGGCGAGACTGTGGAACCAGGTGTAAAGATTGCAATCATTTCCAAATCTGGTGAAGGTATAGAACAAGTTGCGCCATCAGAGCAGGCTGATGCTAAGCCAGAACCTACTAAAATGAAGGAAAGTGCAGAAAAGCAAGTCCCCAAAGCAGAACCTGCCCCTGTCAAGGATGCACAACCTAAAACTAAGGCACCttctccaccaccaccgccacaaCCTAAACAGGCGGCTTCAGAACTCCGGCTTCCTCCCAAGGATAGGGAAAGACGA GTTCCTATGACAAGACTAAGGAAGCGGGTGGCAATACGCTTGAAAGATTCTCAGAATACATTTGCTCTCTTAACCACATTTAATGAGATTGATAT GACTAACTTGATGAAGCTCCGTTCAGACTATAAGGACACCTTTGTTGAAAAGCATGGTGTGAAATTGGGATTTATGTCCGGCTTTGTGAAA GCTGCTGTTAGCGCACTTGAGCAGTTGCCAATTGTCAATGCTGTCATTGATGGTGACGATATCATATACAGAGATTACATTGATATCAGCATAGCTGTTGGGACACCAAAG GGCCTTGTCGTTCCAGTTGTCCGCAATGCTGGTGGTATGAACTTTGCTCAGATAGAGAAGGAAATCAATACCCTGGCTAAGAAAGCAGCTGATGGTTCTATATCAATTGATGAAATGGCTGGAGGGACGTTCACAATATCAAATGGGGGCGTATATGGAAGCCTTCTAAGCACACCAATCATCAATCCTCCACAG TCAGCAATTTTGGGTATGCACTCAATAGTGAACCGTCCCATGGTCGTTGGGGGGAACGTTGTACCAAGGCCAATGATGTACATTGCATTGACATACGATCATCGCCTCATTGATGGAAGAGAGGCTGTTTTCTTCTTGCGCCGCATTAAAGATGTCGTGGAAGACCCTCGCAGGCTTCTCCTTGATGTGTAA
- the LOC137707563 gene encoding DNA repair protein RAD16 isoform X1 produces the protein MELRSRKRTAGPSSDGNEQHEEKEDAYSPSDEDTYVPSTPSASDFESEEGEEYQNNVEVVFDLNDKPNGKMKEPAIKKSKVVVVENKTEAGGPSSMVPAARFTSGEIDDLGLHDKKKKKNRKSGVQKRRWQWNTWEEEHDKWLDDNVTEDFDLDTQKNVICDAAEAPSDMIMPLLRYQKEWLSWAMKQEETETRGGILADEMGMGKTIQAITLVLAKREFNSTCYDTGSSTSFPRIKTTLVVCPVVAVSQWVSEIERFTSKGSTKVLVYHGANREKSSQIFSGYDFVITTYSIVEADYRKNVMPPKQKCQYCGRLYYEKKMSTHLKYFCGPNAFRTEKQSKQQRRKHPQPVSQKTVESKGKNGASRKSSALNEEDDMDSEDIGQRLSLDKSVLHSVKWNRIILDEAHYIKSRRCNTAKAVLALESSYKWALSGTPLQNRVGELYSLIRFLQLVPYSYYLCKDCDCRTLDHSSAAQCSNCPHNSVRHFCWWNKYVATPIQIYGNHIQGKRAMYLLKHKILKNIVLRRTKKGRAADLALPPRIVSLRRDTLDITEQGFYESIYNDTQSQFNAFVEEGTVMNNYAHIFDLLTRLRQAVNHPYLVVYSASAALRNGSNINVNEKFCGICHEAAEDLVVTACEHAFCKACLLDFAASLGQVSCPTCSKPVTVDFTTAPSAAIQTKTTIKGFRSSSILNRIKLENFQTSTKIEALREEIRSMVEKDGSAKGIVFSQFTSFLDIINYSLQKSGVNCVQLVGSMTMSARDNAIKRFTEDPDCRIFLMSLKAGGVALNLTVASHVFLMDPWWNPAVERQAQDRIHRIGQYKPIRIMRFVIENTIEDRILKLQEKKELVFEGTIGGASDALAKLTEADLRFLFVT, from the exons ATGGAGCTTCGTTCTCGCAAGCGCACCGCCGGCCCTTCTTCCGATG GAAATGAGCAACACGAGGAAAAGGAAGATGCTTATTCACCGTCTGATGAGGATACTTATGTACCgtctacgccttccgcttctgatTTTGAGAGTGAAGAag GTGAAGAGTACCAAAACAATGTGGAAGTTGTTTTTGACTTGAATGATAAACCTAATGGTAAAATGAAGGAGCCTGCGATAAAAAAGTcgaaggtggtggtggtggagaacAAGACAGAAGCAGGAGGACCAAGCTCGATGGTGCCAGCAGCCAGGTTCACATCAGGTGAAATTGACGATCTTGGGTTGCacgacaaaaaaaagaaaaagaatcgtAAATCTGGGGTGCAAAAGCGGCGTTGGCAGTGGAATACCTGGGAAGAGGAGCATGATAAATGGCTTGATGACAACGTAACTGAAGATTTTGATCTGGATACTCAGAAGAATGTGATATGCGATGCTGCTGAGGCACCATCTGATATGATTATGCCTTTGCTAAGGTACCAGAAGGAATGGTTGTCATGGGCCATGAAACAGGAAGAGACTGAAACTAGAGGAGGAATCCTAGCAGATGAGATGGGAATGGGGAAGACTATTCAAGCCATTACTCTTGTCCTCGCTAAACGGGAATTTAATTCGACATGTTATGACACTGGTTCTTCCACAAGCTTTCCTAGAATCAAAACCACCCTTGTAGTTTGCCCTGTAGTTGCTGTGAGTCAATGGGTGAGTGAAATAGAGCGGTTTACTTCAAAAGGAAGTACAAAGGTTTTGGTTTATCATGGGGCTAATAGAGAGAAGAGTTCCCAAATTTTCTCAGGGTATGATTTTGTCATTACTACATACTCTATTGTTGAGGCTGACTACAGGAAGAATGTGATGCCTCCCAAACAAAAGTGTCAATATTGTGGAAGGTTGTATTACGAGAAGAAAATGTCAACTcacttaaaatatttttgtgggCCTAATGCTTTTAGAACTGAGAAGCAGTCTAAGCAACAAAGGAGAAAGCATCCACAACCAGTGTCGCAGAAGACAGTTGAGTCTAAAGGAAAGAATGGAGCTTCCAGGAAGAGCTCAGCACTGAACGAGGAAGATGATATGGATTCAGAAGATATTGGACAGCGCTTGAGCCTAGATAAGTCAGTTTTGCATTCTGTGAAGTGGAACCGTATCATTTTGGATGAG GCCCATTACATAAAATCAAGGCGTTGTAATACTGCGAAAGCAGTTCTTGCTTTAGAGTCTTCATACAAATGGGCTCTAAGTGGCACACCACTTCAGAACCGTGTTGGAGAACTTTATTCTTTG ATCCGCTTCTTGCAGTTAGTCCCCTACTCTTATTACTTATGCAAGGATTGTGATTGCAGGACTCTTGATCATAG TTCCGCAGCACAATGTTCGAATTGCCCTCATAATTCAGTTAGACATTTTTGTTGGTGGAATAAA TATGTGGCAACACCGATACAGATATATGGAAATCATATCCAAGGCAAAAGGGCCATGTATTTGCTAAAACACAAAATTCTAAAGAACATAGTCCTGCGACGAACTAAAAAGGGCAGGGCTGCTGATCTTGCACTACCTCCTAgaatt GTTTCATTGAGGCGGGACACCTTGGATATCACAGAACAAGGTTTTTATGAGTCAATATATAATGATACTCAGTCACAATTTAACGC ATTTGTCGAAGAGGGAACTGTGATGAACAATTATGCTCACATATTTGACCTTCTCACTCGATTGCGACAG GCTGTTAATCATCCTTACCTTGTGGTGTATTCTGCATCTGCTGCACTGAGAAATGGAAGCAACATTAATGTCAATGAGAAATTCTGTGGAATTTGTCATGAAGCAGCAGAAGATCTAGTG GTTACTGCTTGTGAGCATGCGTTTTGTAAGGCTTGCTTGCTTGATTTTGCTGCTTCTTTGGGACAAGTCTCATGCCCGACATGCTCTAAACCAGTTACTGTTGATTTCACTACAGCACCAAGTGCTGCTATTCAGACTAAGACTACCATTAAGGGGTTTAGATCTTCGAGCATTTTGAACAGAAttaagcttgaaaattttcagACTAGCACAAAAATTGAGGCTTTG AGGGAAGAAATCAGATCCATGGTTGAAAAGGATGGCTCTGCAAAAGGAATTGTTTTCAGCCAGTTCACATCGTTCTTGGATATCATTAACTACTCCTTGCAAAAg TCCGGTGTCAATTGTGTTCAGTTGGTGGGAAGCATGACTATGTCTGCAAGGGATAATGCTATAAAGAGATTTACCGAGGATCCAGATTGCAGGATTTTCTTAATGAGCTTGAAAGCTGGAGGTGTTGCTCTTAATCTGACAGTTGCATCGCAT GTTTTCTTGATGGACCCATGGTGGAACCCAGCAGTTGAGAGGCAAGCACAAGATAGAATCCACCGGATAGGGCAGTACAAACCGATCAG AATTATGAGATTTGTGATTGAGAACACTATTGAGGACCGGATTCTAAAGCTACAGGAGAAAAAGGAATTAGTGTTCGAGGG GACCATCGGTGGTGCTTCAGACGCTCTTGCAAAATTAACAGAAGCCGACTTGAGATTCCTCTTTGTCACCTAA
- the LOC137707563 gene encoding DNA repair protein RAD16 isoform X2 — protein MELRSRKRTAGPSSDGNEQHEEKEDAYSPSDEDTYVPSTPSASDFESEEGEEYQNNVEVVFDLNDKPNGKMKEPAIKKSKVVVVENKTEAGGPSSMVPAARFTSGEIDDLGLHDKKKKKNRKSGVQKRRWQWNTWEEEHDKWLDDNVTEDFDLDTQKNVICDAAEAPSDMIMPLLRYQKEWLSWAMKQEETETRGGILADEMGMGKTIQAITLVLAKREFNSTCYDTGSSTSFPRIKTTLVVCPVVAVSQWVSEIERFTSKGSTKVLVYHGANREKSSQIFSGYDFVITTYSIVEADYRKNVMPPKQKCQYCGRLYYEKKMSTHLKYFCGPNAFRTEKQSKQQRRKHPQPVSQKTVESKGKNGASRKSSALNEEDDMDSEDIGQRLSLDKSVLHSVKWNRIILDEAHYIKSRRCNTAKAVLALESSYKWALSGTPLQNRVGELYSLIRFLQLVPYSYYLCKDCDCRTLDHSSAAQCSNCPHNSVRHFCWWNKYVATPIQIYGNHIQGKRAMYLLKHKILKNIVLRRTKKGRAADLALPPRIVSLRRDTLDITEQGFYESIYNDTQSQFNAFVEEGTVMNNYAHIFDLLTRLRQAVNHPYLVVYSASAALRNGSNINVNEKFCGICHEAAEDLVVTACEHAFSPSAAIQTKTTIKGFRSSSILNRIKLENFQTSTKIEALREEIRSMVEKDGSAKGIVFSQFTSFLDIINYSLQKSGVNCVQLVGSMTMSARDNAIKRFTEDPDCRIFLMSLKAGGVALNLTVASHVFLMDPWWNPAVERQAQDRIHRIGQYKPIRIMRFVIENTIEDRILKLQEKKELVFEGTIGGASDALAKLTEADLRFLFVT, from the exons ATGGAGCTTCGTTCTCGCAAGCGCACCGCCGGCCCTTCTTCCGATG GAAATGAGCAACACGAGGAAAAGGAAGATGCTTATTCACCGTCTGATGAGGATACTTATGTACCgtctacgccttccgcttctgatTTTGAGAGTGAAGAag GTGAAGAGTACCAAAACAATGTGGAAGTTGTTTTTGACTTGAATGATAAACCTAATGGTAAAATGAAGGAGCCTGCGATAAAAAAGTcgaaggtggtggtggtggagaacAAGACAGAAGCAGGAGGACCAAGCTCGATGGTGCCAGCAGCCAGGTTCACATCAGGTGAAATTGACGATCTTGGGTTGCacgacaaaaaaaagaaaaagaatcgtAAATCTGGGGTGCAAAAGCGGCGTTGGCAGTGGAATACCTGGGAAGAGGAGCATGATAAATGGCTTGATGACAACGTAACTGAAGATTTTGATCTGGATACTCAGAAGAATGTGATATGCGATGCTGCTGAGGCACCATCTGATATGATTATGCCTTTGCTAAGGTACCAGAAGGAATGGTTGTCATGGGCCATGAAACAGGAAGAGACTGAAACTAGAGGAGGAATCCTAGCAGATGAGATGGGAATGGGGAAGACTATTCAAGCCATTACTCTTGTCCTCGCTAAACGGGAATTTAATTCGACATGTTATGACACTGGTTCTTCCACAAGCTTTCCTAGAATCAAAACCACCCTTGTAGTTTGCCCTGTAGTTGCTGTGAGTCAATGGGTGAGTGAAATAGAGCGGTTTACTTCAAAAGGAAGTACAAAGGTTTTGGTTTATCATGGGGCTAATAGAGAGAAGAGTTCCCAAATTTTCTCAGGGTATGATTTTGTCATTACTACATACTCTATTGTTGAGGCTGACTACAGGAAGAATGTGATGCCTCCCAAACAAAAGTGTCAATATTGTGGAAGGTTGTATTACGAGAAGAAAATGTCAACTcacttaaaatatttttgtgggCCTAATGCTTTTAGAACTGAGAAGCAGTCTAAGCAACAAAGGAGAAAGCATCCACAACCAGTGTCGCAGAAGACAGTTGAGTCTAAAGGAAAGAATGGAGCTTCCAGGAAGAGCTCAGCACTGAACGAGGAAGATGATATGGATTCAGAAGATATTGGACAGCGCTTGAGCCTAGATAAGTCAGTTTTGCATTCTGTGAAGTGGAACCGTATCATTTTGGATGAG GCCCATTACATAAAATCAAGGCGTTGTAATACTGCGAAAGCAGTTCTTGCTTTAGAGTCTTCATACAAATGGGCTCTAAGTGGCACACCACTTCAGAACCGTGTTGGAGAACTTTATTCTTTG ATCCGCTTCTTGCAGTTAGTCCCCTACTCTTATTACTTATGCAAGGATTGTGATTGCAGGACTCTTGATCATAG TTCCGCAGCACAATGTTCGAATTGCCCTCATAATTCAGTTAGACATTTTTGTTGGTGGAATAAA TATGTGGCAACACCGATACAGATATATGGAAATCATATCCAAGGCAAAAGGGCCATGTATTTGCTAAAACACAAAATTCTAAAGAACATAGTCCTGCGACGAACTAAAAAGGGCAGGGCTGCTGATCTTGCACTACCTCCTAgaatt GTTTCATTGAGGCGGGACACCTTGGATATCACAGAACAAGGTTTTTATGAGTCAATATATAATGATACTCAGTCACAATTTAACGC ATTTGTCGAAGAGGGAACTGTGATGAACAATTATGCTCACATATTTGACCTTCTCACTCGATTGCGACAG GCTGTTAATCATCCTTACCTTGTGGTGTATTCTGCATCTGCTGCACTGAGAAATGGAAGCAACATTAATGTCAATGAGAAATTCTGTGGAATTTGTCATGAAGCAGCAGAAGATCTAGTG GTTACTGCTTGTGAGCATGCGTTTT CACCAAGTGCTGCTATTCAGACTAAGACTACCATTAAGGGGTTTAGATCTTCGAGCATTTTGAACAGAAttaagcttgaaaattttcagACTAGCACAAAAATTGAGGCTTTG AGGGAAGAAATCAGATCCATGGTTGAAAAGGATGGCTCTGCAAAAGGAATTGTTTTCAGCCAGTTCACATCGTTCTTGGATATCATTAACTACTCCTTGCAAAAg TCCGGTGTCAATTGTGTTCAGTTGGTGGGAAGCATGACTATGTCTGCAAGGGATAATGCTATAAAGAGATTTACCGAGGATCCAGATTGCAGGATTTTCTTAATGAGCTTGAAAGCTGGAGGTGTTGCTCTTAATCTGACAGTTGCATCGCAT GTTTTCTTGATGGACCCATGGTGGAACCCAGCAGTTGAGAGGCAAGCACAAGATAGAATCCACCGGATAGGGCAGTACAAACCGATCAG AATTATGAGATTTGTGATTGAGAACACTATTGAGGACCGGATTCTAAAGCTACAGGAGAAAAAGGAATTAGTGTTCGAGGG GACCATCGGTGGTGCTTCAGACGCTCTTGCAAAATTAACAGAAGCCGACTTGAGATTCCTCTTTGTCACCTAA
- the LOC137709173 gene encoding glycine-rich cell wall structural protein 1-like, which yields MIVCRKWLSLSLVVLYIVLQLSAITTLGDGKVDKTRFRGDDDDCQWGRRCGGRFDRGNHGRGPRGGGFGGGAGGGGGGFGGGGGHGGGAGAGGGIGGGVGGGAGGGGGGGDHGGGSGHGGGFGAGGGVGGGGGLGGGGGLGGGGGGGFGAGGGGGGGVGGGSGHGGGFGAGGGVGGGAGGGVGGGGGGGGGGGGGGGGLGGGSGHGGGFGAGGGVGGGAGGGLGGGGGAGGGRGGGIGIGIGIGIGVGVGAGSGQGSGSGSGGGGRN from the coding sequence ATGATTGTCTGTCGAAAATGGCTTTCTTTGAGTCTTGTTGTTCTGTACATTGTCCTCCAATTGAGTGCAATCACCACTCTAGGCGATGGGAAAGTTGACAAAACTAGATTTCgcggtgatgatgatgattgtcAATGGGGTCGGAGATGTGGTGGTCGGTTTGATCGAGGAAATCATGGTAGGGGACCTAGGGGCGGTGGCTTTGGAGGCGGagctggaggaggaggaggaggctttggtggtggtggaggtcaTGGTGGAGGAGCAGGGGCTGGTGGTGGTATAGGCGGTGGAGTTGGGGGTGGTgctggaggtggtggtggaggaggtgaTCATGGAGGTGGGTCGGGTCATGGTGGGGGTTTTGGAGCTGGTGGCGGTGTAGGTGGAGGTGGTGGTCTTGGAGGAGGTGGTGGTCTTGGAGGAGGCGGCGGAGGCGGTTTTGGTGCAGGTGGAGGTGGTGGCGGCGGTGTTGGTGGAGGATCAGGCCATGGAGGCGGTTTTGGTGCAGGAGGTGGTGTCGGAGGTGGAGCTGGTGGAGGTGTTGGCggtggaggaggtggtggaggaggaggaggaggtggtggtggcggtCTTGGTGGAGGTTCAGGCCATGGAGGTGGTTTTGGTGCAGGCGGGGGTGTTGGAGGCGGAGCTGGTGGCGGCCTAGGAGGTGGAGGAGGTGCTGGTGGTGGTCGTGGTggaggaattggaattggaattgggattggcaTTGGTGTGGGAGTTGGTGCCGGTAGCGGCCAAGGATCTGGAAGTGGGTCTGGTGGAGGTGGTCGAAATTAA
- the LOC137707858 gene encoding L-ascorbate oxidase homolog → MGGYKSACCVILFALLTVTCTNGEDPYRFYNWNVTYGDIYPLGVKQQGILINGQFPGPQIDSVTNDNLIINVFNSLDEPFLISWNGVQQRRNSWQDGVFGTNCPIPPGQNFTYVLQVKDQIGSYFYFPSLGFHKAAGGFGGIKIDSRPRIPVPFPPPAGDFTILAGDWFSKNHTDLKAILDGGNNLPFPDGLLINGRGSNGFTFTVDQGKTYRLRISNVGLTTSINFRIQGHKMMLVEVEGTHSLQNTYSSLDIHLGQSYSVLVTADQPPQDYYIVVSSRFTSQVLSSTSILHYSNSAGSVSGPPPGGPTTQVDWSLEQARSLRRNLTASGPRPNPQGSYHYGLINTTRTIRLMSSAPIIDGKQRYAVNSVSYIQPDTPLKLADYFKISGVFSLGSIQDNPTGGGAYLQTSVMNADFRGFAELVFENPEDTVQSWHIDGHNFFVVGMDGGQWTPASRLRYNLRDTISRSTVQVYPSSWTALYVPLDNVGMWNIRSENWARQYLGQQFYFRVYSPANSWRDEYPIPKNALLCGRALGRRTRPL, encoded by the exons atgggagggTACAAAAGTGCTTGTTGTGTGATATTGTTTGCCCTGCTTACTGTGACCTGCACAAATGGGGAAGATCCGTACAGGTTCTACAACTGGAATGTCACCTATGGTGATATTTACCCCCTTGGAGTTAAACAGCAG GGGATATTGATAAATGGGCAATTTCCAGGGCCGCAGATCGATTCGGTCACCAATGATAACCTCATCATCAACGTTTTCAATAGCTTGGATGAACCTTTCCTCATCTCTTG GAATGGAGTACAGCAGAGAAGGAACTCGTGGCAGGATGGGGTGTTTGGCACGAATTGCCCCATCCCACCGGGACAGAACTTCACATATGTTCTTCAAGTCAAGGATCAGATTGGCAGTTACTTCTACTTCCCTTCCCTTGGCTTCCACAAGGCTGCAGGAGGTTTCGGTGGTATCAAAATTGACAGCCGCCCGCGTATTCCCGTACCTTTCCCTCCTCCTGCTGGAGATTTCACCATACTCGCTGGAGACTGGTTCAGTAAAAATCACACT GATTTGAAAGCAATCTTAGATGGTGGGAATAATCTTCCCTTCCCCGACGGACTCCTCATCAATGGCCGTGGATCCAATGGGTTTACATTTACAGTTGATCAAG GCAAGACATACAGGTTGCGGATATCGAATGTGGGGCTTACAACTTCCATCAATTTCAGAATACAGGGGCACAAGATGATGTTGGTTGAGGTGGAAGGCACCCATTCTCTTCAAAACACTTACAGTTCTCTTGACATTCATTTGGGTCAGTCCTATTCTGTATTGGTTACAGCTGATCAACCGCCGCAAGATTACTACATTGTTGTCTCTTCACGTTTCACGTCACAAGTGCTCAGTTCAACCTCCATTCTCCACTACAGCAACTCTGCAGGAAGTGTTTCTGGTCCTCCCCCTGGTGGCCCAACAACTCAGGTTGACTGGTCTCTTGAACAAGCGCGATCTCTCAG ACGGAATTTGACAGCGAGTGGTCCAAGACCGAACCCACAAGGCTCTTATCATTACGGATTGATCAACACCACCCGCACGATCAGGCTCATGAGCTCTGCTCCAATTATTGATGGCAAACAGAGATATGCTGTGAACAGTGTATCGTACATTCAACCAGACACGCCACTTAAACTTGCTGACTACTTCAAGATCTCAGGGGTTTTCTCCCTTGGAAGCATCCAAGACAACCCCACTGGAGGCGGCGCTTATCTTCAGACTTCTGTCATGAATGCTGATTTCCGAGGCTTTGCTGAACTCGTGTTCGAGAATCCAGAGGATACTGTGCAGTCATGGCACATTGATGGCCATAATTTCTTTGTTGTAGG GATGGACGGTGGACAGTGGACACCTGCAAGCAGATTGCGCTACAATTTGAGAGATACTATATCTCGCTCCACCGTTCAG GTGTATCCCAGCTCATGGACTGCACTCTACGTGCCGTTGGACAATGTGGGAATGTGGAACATAAGATCTGAGAACTGGGCTCGGCAGTACTTAGGCCAGCAATTCTATTTCCGCGTCTACTCGCCTGCAAATTCATGGAGGGATGAATATCCGATCCCAAAGAATGCTCTTCTTTGTGGTCGCGCATTGGGGCGTAGAACTCGGCCTCTTTAA